One Pseudomonas sp. FP1742 genomic window carries:
- the ispE gene encoding 4-(cytidine 5'-diphospho)-2-C-methyl-D-erythritol kinase, which translates to MTAPRLTLPSPAKLNLMLHILGRREDGYHELQTIFQFLDYGDEITFAVRDDGVIRLHTEFAGVPHDSNLIVKAAKKLQEQSGCSLGIDIWIEKILPMGGGIGGGSSNAATTLLGLNHLWQLNWDEDRLAALGLTLGADVPVFVRGHAAFAEGVGEKLTPVEPEEPWYLVLVPQVSVSTAEIFSDPLLTRNTPPIKVRPVPKGNSRNDCLPVVARRYPEVHNALNLLGKFTEAKLTGTGSCVFGGFPSKAEADKVSALLTETLTGFVAKGSNVSMLHRKLQSLL; encoded by the coding sequence ATGACTGCGCCACGCCTGACTTTGCCCTCGCCCGCCAAACTCAACCTGATGCTGCATATTCTCGGTCGCCGTGAAGACGGTTACCACGAGCTGCAGACGATTTTTCAGTTTCTCGATTACGGTGATGAAATCACCTTCGCCGTTCGCGACGATGGCGTGATTCGGTTGCACACCGAATTCGCTGGCGTCCCTCATGACAGCAACCTGATCGTCAAAGCCGCAAAAAAACTCCAGGAGCAATCCGGCTGTTCGTTGGGCATCGACATCTGGATCGAAAAAATCCTGCCCATGGGCGGTGGAATCGGTGGCGGCAGTTCGAATGCGGCGACCACGTTGCTGGGTCTCAATCACCTCTGGCAACTGAACTGGGATGAAGACCGGCTGGCCGCGCTGGGTCTGACGCTTGGCGCCGACGTCCCGGTTTTCGTGCGTGGCCACGCGGCTTTCGCCGAGGGCGTGGGAGAGAAACTCACACCTGTAGAACCCGAGGAACCGTGGTATCTGGTGCTTGTGCCGCAAGTATCTGTAAGTACAGCAGAAATTTTTTCAGATCCACTGTTGACACGTAACACTCCTCCCATTAAAGTGCGCCCCGTTCCCAAGGGAAACAGTCGAAATGACTGCTTGCCGGTGGTAGCAAGACGTTATCCAGAGGTACATAACGCCTTGAATTTGTTAGGTAAATTTACCGAAGCAAAACTCACCGGAACTGGAAGTTGTGTGTTTGGGGGCTTCCCAAGCAAAGCTGAAGCTGATAAAGTCTCGGCCCTTCTTACAGAGACCCTTACAGGGTTTGTGGCAAAAGGAAGCAACGTTTCGATGTTGCATCGCAAGCTGCAAAGTCTGCTCTAA
- the prfA gene encoding peptide chain release factor 1, with product MKASLLNKLDILQDRFEELTALLGDGEVISDQNKFRTYSKEYAEVEPIVDSYKQLLKVQGDLEGAQALLKDSDPDMREMAVEEVREAKERLVELEAGLQRMLLPKDPNDGRNVFLEIRAGTGGDEAAIFSGDLFRMYSRYAERRGWRVEILSENEGEHGGYKEVIARVEGENVYGKLKFESGAHRVQRVPATESQGRIHTSACTVAVLPEPDEQEAIEINPADLRVDTYRSSGAGGQHVNKTDSAIRITHLPSGIVVECQEERSQHKNRARAMSWLSAKLNDQQTSAAANAIASERKLLVGSGDRSERIRTYNFAQGRVTDHRVNLTLYSLDEILAGGVDAVIEPLLAEYQADQLAAIGE from the coding sequence ATGAAAGCGTCACTGCTCAATAAGCTGGACATCCTCCAGGACCGTTTCGAGGAATTGACCGCCCTGCTTGGCGATGGCGAAGTCATTTCCGATCAGAACAAATTCCGCACCTATTCCAAGGAATACGCGGAAGTCGAGCCGATCGTCGACAGCTATAAACAGTTGCTTAAAGTGCAGGGCGACCTCGAAGGCGCGCAGGCACTGCTCAAGGACAGCGACCCGGACATGCGTGAAATGGCCGTGGAAGAAGTCCGCGAAGCCAAGGAACGATTGGTCGAACTCGAAGCCGGCCTGCAACGCATGCTGCTGCCCAAGGATCCGAACGACGGTCGCAACGTGTTCCTGGAAATCCGCGCGGGCACCGGCGGTGACGAAGCGGCGATTTTCTCCGGCGACCTGTTCCGCATGTATTCGCGTTACGCCGAGCGGCGTGGTTGGCGCGTGGAGATTCTCTCGGAGAACGAAGGCGAACACGGTGGCTATAAAGAAGTCATTGCCCGGGTCGAAGGCGAGAACGTCTACGGCAAACTGAAGTTCGAATCCGGTGCGCACCGTGTGCAGCGGGTTCCGGCCACTGAGTCTCAAGGTCGCATCCACACTTCGGCCTGCACCGTGGCGGTATTGCCCGAGCCGGATGAGCAGGAAGCCATTGAGATCAACCCGGCGGATCTGCGGGTCGACACCTATCGCTCCTCCGGTGCCGGTGGTCAGCACGTCAACAAGACCGACTCGGCGATTCGTATCACGCACTTGCCGTCCGGTATTGTCGTCGAGTGCCAGGAAGAACGTTCCCAGCACAAGAACCGCGCCCGGGCGATGTCCTGGCTGTCGGCCAAGCTCAACGACCAACAGACCAGCGCCGCCGCCAATGCCATCGCCAGCGAGCGTAAATTGCTGGTCGGTTCCGGTGACCGCTCCGAGCGGATCCGTACCTACAACTTCGCCCAGGGCCGGGTCACCGACCATCGGGTCAACCTGACGCTGTATTCGCTCGACGAAATTCTCGCGGGCGGTGTGGATGCGGTGATCGAACCGTTGCTGGCCGAGTACCAGGCCGACCAATTGGCAGCGATAGGTGAGTAA
- the prmC gene encoding peptide chain release factor N(5)-glutamine methyltransferase: protein MTIIASLLRAADLPDSPTARLDAELLLAAALGKSRSFLHTWPERIVPSEAALKFAEYLQRRRSGEPVAYILGQQGFWKLDLEVAPHTLIPRPDTELLVETALELLPATRAKVLDLGTGSGAIALALASERPAWIVTAVDRVLEAVALAERNRQRLNLNNATVLSSHWFSALEGQRFQLIISNPPYIASTDPHLVEGDVRFEPASALVAGVDGLDDLRLIIAQAPAHLEAGGWLMLEHGYDQALAVRDLLLTRGFEEVHSRTDLGGHERISLGRLPC, encoded by the coding sequence ATGACGATCATTGCCAGTTTGCTGCGCGCCGCCGATTTGCCCGACTCGCCCACTGCGCGTCTGGATGCCGAATTGCTGCTGGCGGCGGCCTTGGGCAAGTCCCGGAGCTTTCTGCATACCTGGCCTGAGCGTATCGTCCCGAGCGAAGCGGCGCTGAAGTTTGCCGAGTACCTGCAACGCCGTCGTAGCGGTGAGCCGGTGGCCTATATTCTGGGGCAGCAAGGCTTCTGGAAGCTCGACCTTGAAGTCGCGCCTCACACGCTGATCCCGCGTCCCGACACTGAGTTGCTGGTGGAAACCGCGCTGGAACTGTTGCCGGCTACACGGGCCAAAGTGCTCGACCTGGGCACCGGCAGTGGAGCCATCGCGCTGGCGCTGGCCAGTGAGCGTCCAGCCTGGATAGTCACTGCCGTGGATCGCGTGCTCGAAGCCGTGGCCCTGGCCGAACGCAATCGTCAGCGCTTGAACCTGAACAACGCCACGGTGTTGAGCAGCCATTGGTTCAGCGCCTTGGAAGGCCAGCGTTTTCAACTGATCATCAGCAATCCGCCCTACATCGCGTCGACCGATCCGCATTTGGTGGAGGGCGACGTGCGCTTCGAACCGGCCAGCGCGCTGGTGGCCGGCGTCGATGGGCTCGACGATCTGCGTTTGATCATCGCCCAGGCACCGGCGCACCTTGAGGCGGGTGGCTGGTTGATGCTCGAACACGGTTACGATCAAGCCCTGGCAGTGCGCGATTTGCTGCTGACTCGCGGCTTTGAAGAAGTCCACAGCCGCACCGATCTGGGCGGTCACGAACGCATCAGTCTGGGGCGCTTGCCGTGCTGA
- a CDS encoding acyloxyacyl hydrolase, with protein MKRLFCLAAIATALMGHSFTAQAAGVEFGVGQTSDSTMTYRLGMQFDWDKSWLQSDVGRLTGYWSGAYTYWEGDTTASNHSLSFSPVLVYEFAGQTIKPYVEAGIGVAVFANTELEDNKLGSAFQFEDRFGFGLRFAGGHEVGIRATHYSNAGLSNPNDGVESYALHYTMPL; from the coding sequence ATGAAGCGACTATTCTGTTTGGCCGCGATTGCGACCGCATTGATGGGGCACAGTTTTACCGCGCAGGCGGCAGGGGTGGAGTTCGGGGTCGGCCAGACCAGCGATTCGACCATGACCTACCGGCTAGGCATGCAGTTCGATTGGGACAAGAGCTGGTTGCAGAGTGACGTTGGTCGCTTGACCGGTTACTGGAGCGGCGCTTACACCTACTGGGAGGGCGACACAACAGCGAGCAACCACAGCTTGTCGTTCTCGCCGGTGCTGGTGTACGAATTTGCCGGTCAGACCATCAAACCCTACGTTGAAGCAGGGATCGGCGTAGCGGTGTTTGCCAACACCGAACTTGAAGATAACAAGCTCGGCAGTGCCTTTCAGTTCGAAGACCGTTTCGGGTTTGGTCTGCGCTTTGCCGGCGGACATGAAGTCGGGATTCGTGCCACCCACTACTCCAATGCCGGGCTCAGCAACCCGAACGACGGTGTAGAAAGTTACGCATTGCATTACACGATGCCGTTGTAA
- a CDS encoding YkgJ family cysteine cluster protein, which yields MKTIPHTQVTEPAVTCSTCAACCCQLEVMLITDTGVPERFIDTDDWGGEVMLRLDDGWCAALDRNSMMCTIYEKRPLICREFEMGAPECLTERQGIATAYR from the coding sequence ATGAAAACCATTCCCCACACCCAGGTCACCGAGCCCGCGGTCACCTGTTCGACCTGCGCGGCCTGCTGCTGCCAACTTGAAGTGATGCTGATCACCGATACCGGCGTGCCCGAACGCTTTATCGATACCGATGATTGGGGTGGGGAAGTCATGCTGCGACTGGATGACGGCTGGTGCGCCGCGCTGGATCGCAACAGCATGATGTGCACCATCTACGAAAAGCGTCCGCTGATCTGCCGGGAGTTCGAAATGGGCGCACCGGAATGCCTCACCGAACGCCAGGGGATTGCGACGGCGTATCGGTAA
- a CDS encoding ribose-phosphate pyrophosphokinase, with protein MSKMMVFTGNANPDLARRVVRQLHIPLGDISVGKFSDGEITAEINENVRGKDVFIIQPTCAPTNDNLMELVVMADAFRRSSATRITAVIPYFGYARQDRRPRSARVAISAKVVADMLTVVGIDRVLTVDLHADQIQGFFDIPVDNIYGSPVLVDDIEDQRFENLMIVSPDIGGVVRARAVAKSLGVDLGIIDKRREKANHSEVMHIIGDVEGRTCILVDDMVDTAGTLCHAAKALKEHGAAKVFAYCTHPVLSGRAIENIENSVLDELVVTNTIPLSAAAQACARIRQLDIAPVVAEAVRRISNEESISAMFR; from the coding sequence GTGTCCAAGATGATGGTCTTTACGGGGAACGCCAACCCCGATCTGGCTCGGCGTGTCGTACGTCAGCTGCATATCCCTCTCGGTGACATCTCTGTCGGTAAGTTCTCCGACGGCGAAATTACTGCCGAGATCAATGAAAACGTCCGCGGTAAAGACGTCTTCATTATTCAGCCGACTTGCGCTCCGACCAACGATAACCTGATGGAACTGGTAGTGATGGCTGATGCCTTCCGCCGCTCCTCGGCTACTCGTATCACTGCTGTTATTCCTTACTTTGGTTATGCCCGTCAGGATCGCCGTCCGCGTTCCGCACGTGTGGCTATCAGCGCGAAAGTCGTTGCTGACATGCTTACCGTAGTCGGCATCGACCGTGTTCTCACGGTTGATCTGCATGCTGACCAAATCCAGGGTTTCTTCGATATTCCGGTAGATAACATCTACGGCTCCCCGGTACTGGTGGATGACATTGAAGATCAGCGCTTCGAAAACCTGATGATCGTGTCCCCGGACATTGGCGGCGTCGTGCGTGCACGGGCTGTTGCCAAATCCCTGGGCGTGGATCTCGGGATCATCGACAAACGCCGTGAGAAAGCCAATCACTCTGAAGTGATGCATATCATCGGTGATGTCGAAGGGCGTACCTGTATTCTGGTCGATGACATGGTCGATACCGCCGGCACTCTGTGCCACGCGGCCAAGGCCCTGAAAGAGCATGGCGCTGCCAAGGTTTTCGCCTACTGCACGCACCCTGTGCTGTCGGGTCGGGCGATCGAAAACATTGAAAATTCCGTGCTGGACGAGCTGGTGGTGACGAACACCATCCCGCTGTCCGCTGCAGCACAAGCCTGTGCGCGTATCCGCCAACTGGATATCGCACCGGTAGTTGCCGAGGCGGTCCGCCGCATCAGCAATGAAGAATCGATCAGCGCGATGTTCCGTTAA
- a CDS encoding tetratricopeptide repeat protein: MNRSSALLLAFVFLSGCQALAPVSSDGTPPVEDNTPAPEKPKVYSSFSEETVFSLLSAELAGQRNRYDIALDNYVTQAINTQDPGISERAFRIAEYLGADQAALDTSLIWAKNAPNDLEAQRAAAVQLARAGRYDDSMVYMEKVLQGKGDTHFDFLALSAADTDQETRNGLMKGFDRLLQRHPHNNQLIFGKALLLQQDGDAKGALTLLEDNPPDEGEIAPILLRARLLQGLNRGDEALPLLKKSIKKYPDDKRLRLTYARTLVEQDRMDDAKVEFSSLVQQYPEDDELRYSLALVCLEAKAWNEAKGYLEDLIARESHVDSAHLNLGRIAEERNDPQGALIEYAQVGPGNDYLPAQLRQADILMNNGRTAEAQSRLAAQRDEQPDYAIQLYLIEVETLSANKQGDKAWKVLQQALQKYPDDLNLLYTRAMQAEKRNDLAQMEKDLRLIIKRDPDNAMALNALGYTLSDRTTRYAEAKALIEQAHQINPEDPAVLDSLGWVNFRLGNLDEAERYLRQALERFPDQEVAAHLGEVLWVNGKQREAKQVWSKFLKEQPDSPALRSTIKRLTGSETL; encoded by the coding sequence ATGAATAGATCTTCCGCGTTGCTCCTTGCTTTTGTCTTCCTCAGCGGCTGCCAGGCCTTGGCACCCGTTTCGTCGGACGGTACGCCGCCGGTCGAAGACAACACTCCGGCGCCTGAAAAGCCCAAGGTTTACAGCTCGTTCAGTGAAGAAACCGTCTTCAGCCTGTTGAGCGCAGAACTGGCGGGCCAGCGCAATCGTTACGACATTGCCCTGGACAACTACGTGACCCAGGCCATCAATACCCAGGATCCGGGCATCTCCGAGCGGGCATTTCGCATTGCCGAATACCTGGGCGCTGATCAAGCCGCTCTCGACACCTCGCTGATCTGGGCAAAAAACGCCCCGAACGATCTCGAGGCGCAACGGGCGGCGGCCGTGCAACTCGCCCGCGCCGGGCGTTACGACGATTCCATGGTTTATATGGAAAAAGTCCTGCAAGGCAAAGGCGACACGCATTTCGACTTCCTTGCCCTGTCTGCGGCCGATACCGACCAGGAGACCCGCAACGGTCTGATGAAAGGTTTCGACCGCTTGCTGCAGCGTCATCCGCACAACAACCAGCTGATTTTCGGCAAGGCCTTGCTGCTGCAACAGGATGGCGATGCCAAAGGCGCACTGACCCTGCTCGAAGACAACCCGCCGGATGAAGGTGAAATAGCGCCGATCCTGCTACGGGCGCGCCTGTTGCAAGGGCTCAACCGTGGCGATGAAGCCTTGCCGTTGCTGAAAAAAAGCATCAAGAAATACCCGGATGACAAACGCCTGCGCCTGACCTACGCGCGCACTCTGGTCGAACAGGACCGCATGGATGACGCCAAGGTCGAGTTCTCGAGCCTCGTTCAGCAATACCCGGAAGACGACGAACTGCGTTATTCACTGGCCCTGGTCTGTCTGGAAGCCAAGGCCTGGAACGAGGCCAAGGGTTATCTGGAAGACTTGATCGCCCGGGAAAGCCATGTCGACTCGGCACACCTGAACCTTGGGCGCATCGCTGAAGAGCGTAACGACCCCCAGGGTGCGTTGATCGAGTACGCCCAGGTCGGGCCGGGCAACGATTACCTGCCGGCGCAATTGCGTCAGGCCGATATTCTGATGAACAACGGCAGGACCGCCGAAGCCCAAAGCCGCCTGGCGGCCCAGCGCGACGAGCAACCCGATTACGCGATCCAGTTGTACCTGATCGAAGTCGAAACCTTGTCGGCCAACAAACAGGGCGACAAGGCCTGGAAAGTCTTGCAGCAAGCCCTGCAGAAATACCCGGACGATTTGAATCTGCTGTATACCCGGGCCATGCAGGCGGAAAAACGTAATGACCTGGCGCAGATGGAAAAAGACCTGCGACTGATCATCAAACGCGACCCGGACAATGCGATGGCATTGAATGCCCTTGGCTACACCCTGTCCGACCGCACCACACGCTACGCCGAAGCCAAGGCCCTGATCGAACAGGCGCACCAGATCAACCCGGAAGACCCGGCCGTTCTCGACAGCCTCGGCTGGGTGAATTTCCGCCTGGGCAACCTCGATGAGGCCGAGCGTTATTTGCGCCAGGCACTGGAACGCTTCCCCGATCAGGAAGTCGCCGCTCACCTGGGCGAAGTCCTGTGGGTCAATGGCAAACAACGCGAAGCCAAACAAGTCTGGAGCAAGTTCCTCAAGGAACAGCCCGACAGCCCTGCCCTGCGCAGCACCATCAAGCGCCTGACCGGATCAGAGACTCTTTAA
- a CDS encoding molybdopterin-synthase adenylyltransferase MoeB: MLNDQELLRYSRQILLQHVDIDGQLRLKESRVLIVGLGGLGSPVALYLAAAGVGELHLADFDTVDLTNLQRQIVHDTASVGLSKVDSAIRRLSAINPEVQLIAHRAALDEDSLAAAVAAVDLVLDCSDNFSTREAVNAACVAARKPLVSGAAIRLEGQLSVFDPRRPESPCYHCLYGHGSEAELTCSEAGVVGPLVGLVGSLQALETLKLLVGFGEPLVGRLLLIDALGTRFRELRVKRDPGCSVCGASHA; this comes from the coding sequence GTGCTGAATGATCAGGAGTTACTACGTTACAGCCGGCAGATTCTGCTGCAACACGTCGACATCGACGGCCAGTTGCGGCTCAAGGAAAGCCGCGTATTGATTGTCGGCCTCGGCGGCCTTGGCTCACCGGTTGCGCTGTACCTGGCCGCGGCCGGGGTCGGTGAGTTGCATCTGGCGGATTTCGACACGGTGGACCTGACCAATCTGCAGCGCCAGATCGTTCACGACACCGCCAGTGTCGGCCTGAGTAAGGTCGATTCGGCCATTCGTCGTCTGAGCGCAATCAATCCGGAAGTTCAGCTGATCGCCCATCGCGCCGCATTGGACGAGGACTCGCTGGCTGCCGCCGTTGCTGCGGTGGATCTGGTGCTGGACTGCTCCGACAATTTTTCCACCCGCGAGGCGGTCAACGCCGCGTGTGTGGCTGCACGCAAACCGCTGGTCAGCGGGGCGGCGATTCGGTTGGAAGGGCAATTGTCGGTATTTGACCCTCGTCGTCCAGAGAGTCCGTGTTACCACTGTTTATATGGGCACGGCAGCGAGGCCGAATTGACCTGCAGCGAAGCAGGCGTCGTCGGGCCTTTGGTCGGGCTGGTCGGCAGCCTCCAGGCGTTGGAAACGCTGAAACTGCTGGTGGGATTTGGCGAGCCACTGGTGGGCCGCCTGTTGTTGATCGATGCCTTGGGCACGCGGTTCCGTGAGTTGCGGGTCAAGCGTGATCCAGGCTGCAGCGTTTGCGGGGCAAGCCATGCGTGA
- the murI gene encoding glutamate racemase produces the protein MREAPIAVFDSGVGGLSVLAEIQRLLPNESLLYLGDCGNIPYGEKTPAFIRQRCSVMAQFFQQQGAKALVLACNTATVAGVADLRRDFPEWPIVGMEPAVKPAAAATRSGVVGVLATTGTLQSAKFTALLDRFATDVRVITQPCPGLVELIENGDLHSEALRQLLQGYVEPLLAAGVDTIILGCTHYPFLKPLLKQMLPHSISLIDTGAAVARQLQRLLAERELLAEGPARPAQFWSSADPEHFRNILPILWNMSGVVRSFDR, from the coding sequence ATGCGTGAAGCGCCGATCGCCGTATTCGACTCCGGTGTCGGCGGGCTGTCGGTGCTGGCCGAGATCCAGCGCCTGCTGCCCAACGAGTCTCTGTTGTACTTAGGCGATTGCGGGAATATCCCTTACGGCGAGAAAACCCCGGCATTCATCCGCCAGCGCTGCAGCGTCATGGCGCAGTTCTTTCAACAGCAAGGCGCCAAGGCGCTGGTTCTGGCTTGTAACACTGCGACAGTGGCTGGCGTTGCGGACTTGCGGCGCGATTTCCCCGAGTGGCCCATCGTCGGCATGGAGCCCGCGGTCAAACCGGCTGCTGCGGCGACGCGCAGCGGTGTGGTCGGGGTGCTCGCCACCACCGGTACTTTACAGAGCGCCAAGTTTACCGCCTTGCTCGACCGTTTCGCCACCGATGTGCGGGTGATTACTCAGCCTTGCCCCGGGCTGGTGGAGCTGATTGAAAATGGTGATCTGCACAGCGAGGCGTTGCGTCAGTTGCTGCAAGGGTATGTTGAGCCGCTACTGGCTGCTGGTGTAGACACGATCATTCTTGGCTGCACGCATTACCCCTTTCTGAAGCCGCTGCTCAAGCAGATGCTCCCGCACAGCATCAGCCTGATCGATACCGGTGCCGCTGTGGCGCGGCAGCTCCAGCGTCTGCTGGCCGAGCGTGAATTGCTGGCCGAGGGACCTGCTCGTCCCGCACAGTTCTGGTCGAGTGCGGACCCGGAGCATTTCAGAAATATATTGCCGATTCTGTGGAATATGTCTGGGGTTGTGCGAAGCTTCGATAGGTAG
- the hemA gene encoding glutamyl-tRNA reductase translates to MAFLALGINHKTASVDVRERVAFTPEQLVEALQQLCRLTDSREAAILSTCNRSELYIEQDHLSADIVLRWLADYHHLSLDELRASAYVHEDDAAVRHMMRVASGLDSLVLGEPQILGQMKSAYAVAREAGTIGPLLGRLFQATFNAAKQVRTDTAIGENPVSVAFAAVSLAKQIFSDLQRSQALLIGAGETITLVARHLHELGVKRIVVANRTLERASTLAEQFGAHAVLLSDIPAELVRSDIVISSTASQLPILGKGAVESALKLRKHKPIFMVDIAVPRDIEPEVGELDDVYLYSVDDLHEVVAENLKSRQGAAQAAEEMVSVGAEDFMVRLRELAAVDVLKAYRQQSERLRDEELQKAQRMLANGSSAEDVLVQLARGLTNKLLHAPSVQLKKLSAEGRLDALAMAQELFALGEGSSDSFSDKKPQ, encoded by the coding sequence ATGGCCTTCCTTGCACTCGGTATTAACCACAAGACTGCTTCAGTAGACGTCCGCGAGCGCGTGGCCTTTACCCCTGAGCAGCTGGTTGAGGCCTTGCAGCAGCTCTGCCGACTCACCGACAGCCGCGAAGCTGCGATCCTCTCCACCTGCAATCGCAGCGAACTGTATATAGAACAGGATCACCTTTCGGCTGACATCGTGTTGCGCTGGCTGGCCGATTATCATCATTTGAGCCTCGATGAGCTACGCGCCAGCGCTTATGTGCATGAAGATGATGCGGCAGTTCGTCACATGATGCGGGTCGCTTCCGGGCTCGATTCGCTGGTGTTGGGCGAGCCGCAGATTCTCGGTCAGATGAAGTCGGCTTATGCTGTGGCTCGCGAAGCCGGCACCATCGGTCCGTTGCTCGGGCGGCTGTTCCAGGCCACGTTCAATGCGGCCAAACAGGTGCGAACCGATACCGCCATCGGCGAAAACCCGGTGTCCGTGGCGTTTGCCGCGGTCAGCCTGGCGAAACAGATTTTCAGCGATTTGCAACGCAGCCAGGCCTTGCTGATCGGCGCCGGCGAGACCATCACCCTGGTCGCCCGCCATCTGCATGAGCTGGGGGTGAAGCGAATCGTGGTTGCCAACCGCACCCTGGAGCGCGCAAGCACCCTGGCCGAGCAGTTCGGTGCCCACGCGGTGCTGCTTTCGGACATCCCGGCGGAACTGGTGCGCAGCGATATCGTCATCAGTTCCACTGCCAGCCAATTGCCGATTCTCGGTAAAGGCGCAGTGGAAAGCGCCTTGAAATTGCGCAAGCACAAGCCGATCTTCATGGTGGATATTGCCGTTCCTCGGGATATCGAGCCGGAAGTCGGCGAACTGGACGACGTTTACCTGTATAGCGTCGACGATCTCCACGAAGTGGTCGCCGAAAACCTCAAGAGCCGTCAGGGCGCTGCCCAGGCCGCCGAAGAGATGGTGTCGGTCGGCGCCGAAGACTTCATGGTTCGCCTGCGTGAACTGGCGGCGGTGGATGTGCTCAAGGCCTATCGTCAACAAAGCGAGCGTCTGCGCGACGAAGAATTGCAGAAGGCCCAGCGCATGCTCGCCAACGGCAGCAGTGCCGAGGACGTGCTGGTGCAACTGGCCCGTGGCCTGACCAACAAACTCTTGCACGCCCCGAGCGTGCAATTGAAAAAGCTCTCTGCCGAAGGCCGCCTCGATGCGCTGGCCATGGCCCAGGAACTCTTTGCCCTCGGTGAGGGCTCATCGGATAGCTTTTCGGATAAGAAACCGCAATGA
- a CDS encoding SDR family oxidoreductase, with protein MSRTPPRRYWLTGASNGIGAALAEEILKTGAQLAVSSRSVASLKALAQRYPGQVLVVAGDLTNGQRVREIGEQIAKEWGSLDTMILNAGTCEYVDPYQFDSSIIEHIVRTNLLASSYCIAAARPLLQAGTAPHLVGMASSVTWLPLPWAESWGNSKAGLHQLFESLRIDVARENIEVTVVSPGLIDLPLDTEVPMHLDWSASKTARYVFDRLENRPAELSIPELLMPVLWPLPQKPGQTGLEIGKRMERNNPPIEDMP; from the coding sequence ATGAGTCGTACACCTCCAAGGCGATACTGGTTGACCGGTGCCAGCAATGGCATTGGCGCCGCGCTGGCCGAAGAAATACTGAAAACCGGCGCCCAACTGGCGGTCAGCTCCCGTTCAGTGGCGTCATTGAAAGCCCTGGCTCAACGCTATCCCGGCCAAGTGCTGGTGGTCGCGGGTGATTTGACCAACGGCCAGCGGGTGCGCGAAATCGGCGAGCAGATTGCCAAGGAATGGGGTTCTCTGGACACCATGATCCTCAACGCGGGCACCTGCGAATACGTCGACCCCTATCAGTTCGACTCGTCCATCATCGAGCACATCGTGCGTACCAACTTGCTTGCCAGCAGCTATTGCATCGCAGCCGCCCGGCCCCTGTTACAAGCGGGCACGGCGCCGCATCTGGTGGGCATGGCCAGCTCGGTGACCTGGCTGCCCCTGCCATGGGCCGAATCCTGGGGCAATTCAAAGGCCGGGTTACATCAGCTATTCGAATCGTTACGCATTGACGTGGCGCGGGAAAACATCGAAGTGACTGTGGTCAGTCCGGGGCTTATCGATCTCCCCCTGGACACTGAAGTTCCGATGCACCTTGACTGGTCAGCGAGTAAAACCGCGCGATACGTCTTCGACAGACTTGAGAATCGTCCAGCAGAGCTCTCCATACCGGAACTGCTCATGCCTGTCCTTTGGCCTCTGCCGCAAAAGCCCGGCCAGACGGGACTGGAAATCGGCAAGCGCATGGAGCGAAACAATCCGCCGATCGAGGATATGCCGTGA
- the lolB gene encoding lipoprotein insertase outer membrane protein LolB: MFLRHIIVFSFIALLAGCAGFGARESVEGHGNPAQWREHKQQLAGLDGWQINGKIGIRAPKDSGSGTLFWLQRQDYYDIRLSGPLGRGAARLTGRPGKVSLEVANQGRYDAPTPEALVEEQLGWKLPVSHLAWWVRGLPAPDSKSRLTLDVDSRLSSLEQDGWQVEYLSYAEQNGYWLPERIKLHGTDLDVTLVIKEWQPRKLGQ; the protein is encoded by the coding sequence ATGTTTTTGCGCCACATTATCGTTTTCAGCTTCATCGCCCTGCTCGCCGGCTGCGCGGGCTTCGGCGCCCGTGAATCGGTCGAGGGGCACGGCAACCCGGCCCAATGGCGCGAGCACAAACAGCAACTGGCCGGTCTCGATGGCTGGCAGATCAACGGCAAGATCGGCATCCGCGCACCGAAAGATTCGGGCAGCGGCACCTTGTTCTGGCTGCAGCGCCAGGATTATTACGACATCCGCCTCTCCGGCCCGCTGGGTCGTGGCGCGGCCCGCTTGACTGGGCGCCCCGGCAAAGTCTCGCTGGAAGTCGCCAATCAGGGCCGTTATGACGCACCGACTCCGGAAGCCCTGGTCGAAGAACAACTGGGCTGGAAATTACCGGTGTCCCATCTGGCGTGGTGGGTTCGCGGGCTCCCGGCCCCGGACAGCAAAAGTCGCTTGACCCTGGATGTCGACAGCCGCCTGTCCAGCCTTGAACAGGATGGCTGGCAGGTCGAGTACCTCAGTTATGCCGAGCAAAACGGCTATTGGCTGCCCGAGCGGATCAAACTGCACGGCACCGACCTTGATGTCACGCTGGTGATCAAGGAATGGCAACCACGCAAATTGGGGCAGTGA